ATTGTCGTCCGAATGAATTTGGAGAACTGAAACGCCAACGCCAAcgccaacaacaacaacaaaggacaaaatcaacaatttaaaatctacagactaaaaaaaaaatgaaaaatgaataacacaatttcattcaaaCACGGCAtgtttggtttggtttggtttggGCCACAAAAAACAAGGcacaaaaataaattggtgAAAGATTGATGAGATGGTTGTTATTTGGTGTTAATAAGTCAAAAAAACACTGCTGCCTAGTCATCTCCTCCTACAACATTTATCAAGTTATATGAAAGTGATGTAAATGGAGAATGAAACATTGAATTAATCCCAGTTAAATGTATGGTAAATTTTGAGTGTATAAAAGTTGCCCCAATGCAGTAGTAGAATTATGAGACCTTGCATGATGTGTTCTTGAGAATGTCATGTGACAAGGCCTGTTTCCACctcccaaaaaaaaaaatttacaaacaGCCTTGCAAAAAGTCTTCATTTAGAGACGCGTTTTCTAATAGATATTATAATCTTATTCCAATCAAACCGCGGATCAATAGAGTTAATGCTTTTATCTACTTTAGATAAGATAATATTGTAGTTAGTAATCAAGAGAGAGATGAGCCACGTTATATAgatatattgataattgtttATCTGGTTGTTAATGTGTGATTGTACTATTTTtagtaataatacaaaaaaaaatttcagcAAATATAAACACACAAGCCTTGGGagttaaagaagaagaagaagaagaaaaagggggcgagagagagagagagagggAGAGAGGAAACTATGGTAGTAAAAATAGTGAGTGAGTGTGAGACGCCGAAAGTGAAAGAAGGGTCGTGTACATGTTATGTAGTTGTTGTACACGACTTagatagaaaaaaaatttcttttttttctttaccCTTCCCGTTTAGTTATTCATTgtttttgtgtgtgtgagTGTCAGTgtattgaatgaaaatgatcAAAAAGTTTTTCCCTTTCCccttcaacaacaactacaacaactggctactacaactactactaacTCCTAACTACTACTAACTACTTTTatgttttgaatttttttttttttttttaatattttcttgttttcttccttttcttcATTAGGTTTCTATTCTACCCATTTGGTTAAtcaactaactaactaaccACATTCCACCTAACATATATTCTACATCCCATTACATTCGTTTCAACAATCATTTTTTAACAACACAAGaatcaatcaaacaatcaaaacaagaaaaaaaaagaagagaattTAAACAAGAATCAAGATCAAATACAATTagtataaattttttttttcttgtttttcttgtaatttcTTTCGACTATTCTATTCTATTCTATTCTATTAAGGAAATCTTTATACAAGAAAATCAGTTactttctttgttgttcatcatcattataaacattttttcaatttagagaaagaccaagaaaaatttggaagTTAATTCTTAGCAACCCTTTATTATACTTGGCAACATTTGCAACAACCACcattcatatatatatatataattacTTGATAAGACCTCAAAATGGCGTCTCAAAGAGATTTAACTTCAAATAATCCTCATTTCCATATATCGAGTTCTCGTAACAATACcaatgatgatttcaattctgATCATAATCCAAGAAATCCATTTGGTGATGaaccagaagaagaagaagaattagatTCAGCATCATTTTCATCCTCATCACAAAATAATCAACCCCATCACCCTTTTGCTACATCAAATCAAACCCTGAGCACTAATAATCTTCATAGTACCAACAGTATTCGAAATGAAGCTGAATATGGCAAACCATTCCAAGCTTATAGTGGCTACTATTCAAATGGTGGTAGTTCACTGtatttaaatcaagaaGGTGTGATTTCTGATGAAAGTAGACTATTATCATCgggtaataataataataataataataataatcgaGATGTATCTagtgttggtggtggtggtggtagtggtgaCAATAGATTGAATCCAACCAGTCCAGCAGAATTTGATAGATATCCATCAATGGCAGGTTCAAGAGTAGTATCATCTACTTCATTAGTGTCGTTTAATAATCCTTCCAATATGATGCGTAACCaccatcaacatcaacctCATCTCggttcatcttcatctccAACTTCTAGTAGCATGAATAATGATTCTATATCAGATAAATCAACTAGCCCCTTTCCTAATGATTTCAGTCCATTTGGTGGATACCCTGCTAGTTCATTCCCATTGagtattgatgaaaaagaacCAGATGATTATTTGCATAATCCAGATCCAGTACAGGATGCTGAATACGAAAAGAACCGATTTATGCACGATTTAAAGAACATGGATAAACGATCATTGGGTGGGTTGATTggatttattatattatttatagCTGCATTAGCAGTGTTTATCATTTTACCTGCATTGACTTATTCTGGAGCTACTAACCCTTATCATCCAGAAAGTTACGAAGTTTTAACTAAATATCTGTACCCAATGTTGAGTGCTATAAGAATGAATTTAGTGGATCCAGATACTCCTGAATCAGCTTATAAAAAGAAGGCTAAAGATGGTAGTGAATGGGTATTAGTTTTCagtgatgaatttgatgcTGAAGGTAGAACTTTTTATGAAGGCgatgatcaatttttcactgCTCCTGACATTCATTACGATGCCACTAAAGATTTAGAATGGTATGATCCAGATGCTGTAACCACAGCCAATGGAACATTAAATTTACGTATGGATGCTTATAAAAATCATAATTTATTCTATCGTTCAGGAATGGTACAAAGTTGGAATCAATTGTGTTATACTCAAGGTCATTTAGAAATTCTGGCTCGTTTACCAAATTATGGTAATGTAACAGGGTTATGGCCTGGGTTATGGTCTATGGGGAATTTAGGTAGACCAGGGTATTTGGGATCTACTGATGGGGTATGGCCATATTCTTACGATTCATGTGATGCCGGTATTACACCTAATCAATCTTCTCCTGATGGGATTTCTTATTTGCCAGGTCAAAGATTAAATAAATGTACTTGTCCAGGTGAATTACATCCTAATCGAGGTGTTGGTAGAGGTGCCCCTGAAATTGATGTTATTGAAGGTGAAGTGATGACTGATAGTAGTggtaaaaaagaaaattgtgGTGTTGCCTCTCAATCCTTACAATTAGCCCCTATGGATATTTGGTATATTCCTGATTATAATTGGGTGGaaatttacaatttttcagtttcaaCAATGAATACTTATACTGGTGGACCATTCCAACAAGCATTATCAGCAACAACCATGTTGAATGTTACATGGTATGAATTTGGTGATAATGCCCATAATTTCCAAACTTATGGTTATGAGTATTTAAATGACCCTGAAACGGGTTATTTACGATGGtttgttggtgatgatCCAACATTAACGGTTTATTCACAAGCTTTACATCCAGACGGAAATATTGGTTGGAGACCTTTAAGTAAAGAACCAATgtcattaattttaaatttggggatttcaaataattggGCTTATATTGATTGGCCAAGTATATCTTTCCCCGTCACATTTAGAATCGATTATGTAAGAGTTTATCAACCACCAGATCAAATTAATGTTGGTTGTGATCCAACCGATTTCCCAACTTATGAttatattcaacaacatttGAATCTTTATGAAAATGCCAATATAACTTCATTTGAAGATGGTGGATATAAATTCCCTAAAAATAGTTTAATTGGAtgttaaaaaataaaagatggtactactattactactactacttgTTTTCatgattttttctttttattaatgTTTTTGGGGTTGATAggtttgatttgatttgatttgattttgcaTCTTTatgtttttcatttgtttgttatttgattttgtattttttttttcattttgatcATTTATACTACTACaagtactactactattaatAATGCTTTCAATACCATATTATATGTGTATGTTAAGTATTAAGTATTATTAAGTAATAAGTATAAAGTAGAAAAtgtatttgaataaaatgatATATATTGCTCAAgtcttttttattatattttaaatattatattatttgttatagaattttttttaaataaagcttttattttatcaataGAGCTCTTAACATTATTTGTGTATGTATTGGCTAGTTATTGAAGagtaaattgaatatgCGATAAAACGGTATACTATGATAGTTGAGGATTTTAAGAAAGTGACCCCAGATTTGACTACGCATACCGACCTCTCCCGTCCCCCATCCCGTCTATCAAACAAACTATCCTTCTTGGTTATCACAATACATTAACTCTGGGTTGTGAAGGAATAATGTGGATCACTATTGTTTATCAATAGTTAGACACTTTCTTTACAACCATACAATCAAAACCAAGAAGGTTAAGAGAGTTTGACTAAAATCATAATTATGacatatttgttttttttttattttagtgtggttcaaaataataataataataataataataataatagattTGGGGATGATggatgataatgataatgatttctGACCCGAAAATTTACCAAATATATAGAGTATTATTGGTTTTTGagggttttttttttagccACAGTTAGAGAGACCCAAACAAAATTctattgttcaatttttggCAATTGTTTGAATGAATGATTAGTTAGTTTAAGCCAATGACATAATTTGATATataaaaaacaatcaatcaattttgaaagTAAACGATATAACTAAACTATGCGTTAACTTACACGCACGCAATTTAGCtgcaatttttttttttgttctctCTCTCATTGCAAACTGTGGCGTATTCCAATACTATGAAgtaattttcatttattcttagttcacaacaacaacaacaagtcTAGTTATAGTCTAATTGACCAATAATATGGGGATTTACATAATGCATAAtggttttaattgttttgggaaaatgaaattattatcaatattacaagaacaaaaacaataaaacaatGGGATTTCATGATTTAgatcaaaatttcaaataatcgtggtggtggtggtggtggtgtcCTGTTTGGATTAGTTGCAACTTTCTCTCGAAGCCACATTTCATTCCAAACCTCctattgcaaaaaaatataaattgagTGTATAATCTCTCCCCTCCCTCCCACCCCCACCTCAATAACTTAATTAATTATCTTCTGAATATAGACTATTAACAAGCTTTTTTGAACAGTttacttttctttatttttataattttttctcCCTATTATCATGGTTTCATtaaatattgattcaattggtATTATTGGTGCTGGTCCAGGTGGATTAGCATCTCTTTATGAATTTTTACATACAAACAAAGATGGTACTTCTACAGTAGGTACTGGTAAAAGAGCTGAAACCCCAGctttttctaaaattgttgcttttgaacaaaaagatCATGCTGGTGGAATTTGGGCTCCTGCTACTCCTGATGCTGATTTACCTATTCCACCtcaagaaattttaaataCTGGGAAATTTAATGATCCAGCTATAATTAGACCAAGAAATGAACCACCTCAAGAAATTAATGGTGCCACTAAAGAAACCccaattgttgttgctgttcctaaatctaaatctaaaaccaatgataatttacaaaatgaaTTAGAATGGAAAAGGAGTGGAGTTTATCCATATTTATCAACTAATATTCCTAGTAGATTTACAAGATTTAGTTATTTACCcgatgaagaaaaatatcatGATAAATCAAGACCTATTTATCCATTTTTATATCATCAAGAATTATCACAACGATTCACTGATTTTgtcaataatgaaaatttacaTGAATTTATTCGATTAAATACCACTGTGGAAGATGTTtataaaaatgaagataCTGGGAAATGGATCATTAGTGTAAGACATAAAAATCCAATCACCGGTGCTAATGAATGGTatcaagaagaatttgatgCTATTGTAGTTGCTAATGGTCATTATACAATTCCTTCTATCCCAGCATTCCCTGGTTTAGCTGAATTTAATGCTAATTATCCTGATGTTTTAATTCATGCTAAATCAGTTCGTGAATTAGATGAAtttaaagataaagatgtattatttgttggtgGATCTATTTCTACCGCCAATATCATTCAATATATCATTCCCGTTGCTAAGTCAGTAACAATTTCTAAACGTAGTAAGAATTTAGTGTTTGATTATATTAATCGAGCATTAGTGACACCAGAAATTGATCAAAGAGGTGAAATCGTCAAATTTGATCCTAAAACCGGAAAAGTTCATTTTGTCGCTAATGATTatggtaatggtggtgaacccaaaaaatttgataaaatcaTTTTAACTACTggttatcattatcattatccatttttatccaaatattttgaagTGGTTAATCCAAGTCATTTATCTCGTGTTAAAGGATTATATTATCATACTTTTAATCAACAAGATCCAACTATTGGTGCCACGGGGATTCTTGTATCTCATTTGAATTTCCATACTATTGAAGCTAGTGCTGCTGCTTTAGCTGGTGTTTGGTCTGGCGCTAAAGAATTACCAACTTTGaaagaacaacaagaatGGGAAAATCAAGAAGTTGAAACTAAAGGtgattcattatttttccaTTTCTTAGATCATCATAATGCTCAAGAacattttgttgataaattgtATCAATTTGCTCCTAAAAATAGATATAATCCATTAGAAAAGGAAGGTCCTTTAGTTGGTGAAGTCGATGAAGgagttgataaattggaaaaattgttCTACGATattaaagataaaaagCTTGGTATTGATGATGTTCTGTTACCATCTTTAGAAAAACTTTCAATTGAACTGAAAGCTTAAGATGCGAGGGTGGAATAGTGtgggttgttgttgttgttgttattgtttatttacTGTTTAATTCTCTCCTTGATTGGAAGATCTCTGTTTCAATGAATATGTAATTTGTTTAGTGATTGTACATGTTTTTAATTTACtattcttttcaatatattaACTCTTATGTGCTTATATTCGTTTGATGCTGGGGTAAAAAATCCCAAAGTTGGTTGTTATTTCTATATGGTAGCACtcaacttcttggtgtacGATAGTAGTTAATTCTATTATTTATCGGATGTAAAGGTTTTGAATCCTTTCTTATCATCTTTCTGGTTGTCATTGTTACTACATTTTCCCTTATCAGTTGTGTGATACAATTATGATCACAATGGCATATTAATTTGAGGTATTACTGTGCAACTGTAAACGGGTTGATCGTGACTAGTAGTGGCGGCAAGTAAAACCACACCAAAAAGTAAGGCGAGAAAAGTTAAGTCGATTTTTTATTCGTGCAATTTTGTAAACGATTTGGCGCTCCTTTGTGTGTCTCCTCcctatttctattttttctatttctcttacacacacacacacataaCCACTCAACTTCCCTCCTCTCCCTCCCTGCCCCTGCCccttgtttttgtttaaatcACATTCCATTGATCTTAATCCAATTCATCTATTACAATTCTCATTCTACATTATCCCCCTAAAATGACAGAACCAACGTTAAATTTCCATATACAAACccatcaaaatcaattcaaaatccctcatgaattgattaaaaagaatttcAAACTCATACAAAAACTAATTGAAAAGCAAAggaaacaattgattgatgatattaGTAAGATCAAAAAATGTAAAACCACATCACCTAGTTTTAAATTagaattgattcaaaaattaattaagaATTTTGAAAGTTTTATGAAAAAACTTCagaattttataaataaagatgaagaattcCGATCAAGATTAATTGCCAGATTGGAGAATTTAACCGAATTACAACAATATGTGATAaccaataatgataatcaAGAAGGACAAAATCATGAAGAAAGTACAGagaataacaacaacaacagaaacaacaacaacaatagtaCTACcactgatgatgataagTTATTGGATTTCCATAATCcgaatttaataaattggtaTCGTGATCAAACTAATTTACTTATAGTTGATTACTTGATTAAATCAAACACAAGAACTAGATTTGAAGATAACGGAGAAGATAACCCAGGAAATATTGGATTATTATTGCTCAAAAATTTAACTAAAACAAATcctaaattattaaaattgattgattatgatttattagaaaatttcaataaagtATTTGTATCtataattaataatcatgatttatctttaattgttggttggtttaatgaaaataaaaatttattaaataaaatcaattccaatttagaatttgaaattaattattgtaAATTCTTAacattaattgaaaaaggtGATATCAATGAAGCAATTAATTATTCACGAGAGAATTTATCTGGGTATggaaataaagaaaattatcaacaaaccaataataataataacaatacttTTAGTAATGGTGATACAACCAGTACCAATCATTTAACCAATTTGGAAAGATTAAAAGGGTTAGGAGGATTATTAGTATTCAGATCAATggaaaacaataacaaaaacaataatgatttaaattcaaatgataCTCCATTGTCAAGTAAATTGATGCTTAATTCAACTCCATTTAAGGAGtatcaaaaattattatcaaatgaaaGATGGGAAAGTTTAGCCCAAtgttttattgaaaattttacTAAACTATATGGAATAAGTAAAAATTTCCccatttatatttatctttCTGCTGGGTTATCAAgtttaaaaacaaaatcatgTTATCATAATGTTGAAAACACCATTTTCAAACATTCTACTGGTAATGGTATAGATTACGACAACGGCAATGACGACTacgatgatgacgatgacgatgacgatgaaGGAGGAGTTATAGATAGCAATTTGTCATTTATATCAGCcgaaacaacaaccaacacTAACACCACTAGTAATTCTGGTAAACTGTTATTGAATGATCCAAAATATCGTGGCccaaatcattattataaacttttgaataaaataaataattgtCCAATTTGTTCACCtgaattattcaaattaagTCAAAATTTGCCTTATGCACAATTGATTACTAGTATATTCAACAATCCATTTAAATTACCTAATGGTAACATATACccatttgataaattattggcTCCAAcagataaatatttatcgGAAAAGAATACTTTATTAAGAGCAAATAAAGTTAAAGATCCTTTAACAAGAGAAATATTTACAATAGATAGTTGTATAAGAGTTTTCCCAGCCTAAAATAATGTTACAAAAAACAATCTACCtaatcatcattatcactatcactatcatcatcatcactatcACCATTACCACGTTTGCGTTGTTTTACAGTATCTTGTTTggtgaatttttcaaatatataCATTCTAGCATCTCTTTCATTTGCTGGTTTTGTAGTATCTTTCATACTTGTAGTTCtacgatgatgatattcAGGAAACATTGACCAATCAAACTTACCAGATCTTTCTACTTTCCATCCTTGACTTTTACCTAATATTTTTATACCCCAAGAATGATACGGTTCACCTTCAAACATagaaataatgattttccctgttgatgatgaaccACTggcattattattgttgttgttgttgctgttgaaAGTGTTATATCCAGAAATAGTATCAGTATTAATCAcatcaaataattgttgACAATTTTCGAAAAACAGTAACATTAATCGTTGATGATCACGAATATTTCTATCAACATCTTTTATTCCTTTCCCATTACGAGGAAAATTAAACATTATATAATTCACATTACCATAAtctttaaataatttcaattttttcactttaCCAACATCACTATTTTGGTTATTTcgttttaatttattaggatttaatttcaaactttttaataaatttgttcCATCAATTTCATGCATTATAATTACTCccatatttttcaattcttcaattatttcattgacattttcatatttattaattaattgttcaaatgaatcaaaacTAGTAGCAATTAAATTTTCTGGttgaatgaaattttgtaatattaaagatttagcaaatgaaaaatctCCTTCTCCAATCAATAATACTTTATCATTTCCATCTTTATTAAATGGCATTAACCCCTTTGTTGTACTTTTCCCTTCTTTTTGATGAGCTTTGTTATGTTTTCGGGCAAGTTTTGATGTTTTCATggattttaatttatccattttattttgatttgtgatttcaacattttttaCAACTTTGGAGGTTATTTTTTCACTATGTTGATGTCGTATAAGTGCTCCTTTTAAACCTTTTGcttgaattgatttcccctttaattttcttgccatgattttgttggttggttggttggttggttggtggGTGGATGGTTAGAGGTGATGAGATGATGAGATGATAAGAgggtgatgatgatgatcaTCACATTAAATTAAAGGGTTGTTGCAAAcaccaaatattttttttccctctTCTTGAGAAATCACCAGGTCGTGTACTAAACAAGTAATAAATGTCTCTTTGATTAATTCTACTTATTATCTCTTCTAAACgattaatcaaatatataaatatatatatatattactCTAAACTAATTGTTATGCATTAAatgagagagagagagagaagaGAATAAATAAGACCAAGGATAATAAATTCTATCACAAATGTACTTGTGCTTCCGcaatattgaattgagCAACGgcattattgttttcattatcactATCGTTTTTATCAAGTAGATGATCGCTTTCTGTGCCATCATGGATATTCACAAGTGAGCTGTTCAATGATTCTATAtgatcatcatcttcttctttttcaacatcattttcatcGATATCAGCATCAGCATCGGCATCTGTCTCAGAATCAGAATCAGCTTCAGCTCCCtgttcattttcattgCTATTTAAAGACCCAGCTAAATTATTTCTATTGagtttattttcattacttTCTTTCACCACTGGggctttttcttctttttctttttcttcttcttcttcatcggTTACATCTTGTAAAACTTCTTTAAATCCATCATCATATTCATAAAATAACATAAATGTGCCTTGTCCACTCaatacttcttcttctgtaACCACATAAACCGATTCATCACTAATCCTCCACCATGTCCCTCTAAATTTACGATAACAAATATAATGACCATAATTATGAGTTCCATAATGAGATATAACTGcttttaaattatataataattttgaatttaatagTAATCCATTTTGTGgagttttattattattattattggataAATCGGTTGTCACAGTGACAGTACCTGTTGTGAATGTTTCTGATTCATATTTTGCTTTATCAAAACCAGTGGAACTTGTTGATGAATCTGATGAATGTGGTGATGATATtggtgatgttgatgaagaagatgggGATACAGGTTCAAGTTCAAGTTCAAGTTCAAGATTTTCATCGGATTTTCTTCCAATTGGTCCATTTTTATGGGATTTTTCTGACATGAAATGTTCATCTTGTTTTCTAAATGGTAATCTTGCATCCATATTTATATCTTTGGGTTCAACAATATATGGTGATAAATTGAGTTTACTAGGGAAAGAAACATTACTTGGGTTTTTCACTATCATATAAGTTCTTGGATCAAATACTGAACGATTAATATGAATACATAATAATGGTGGAGGACGATCTAacattatttgttttgattttttactttttttaatttgttttttaattgtCAATTTTTCGAAAACTTCATCAGTTATACAATGTTtgtttaattcaatttcaattaattgtaatcttttttcaaattgagttattaatttatcagaATTATCAGatttatcttttaattcttgtaaagtttcaatcaaaaaatttttcgtTTGGATTAATCCACATCGATTACAATTCACATCTTCAATCACTTCAGGATTTATCcattcatttaataattgaaataaatcaaatccaGAATAatatgaagatgaagatgaagtaCTTGGTAAATTTAAACTCAATCCACTTATCACTGAATAACGAATACCACCAACTTCACCACATGTCAAACATCCAATACGTTCAGCAGAAATCCCATCAACCGGAGTTATTAATTCTAATGGCAATACTTTATGTTCAGCATCACTCAAATTAGGATCAACTTGGGCTGCTGGTACATATACTGTACCTAATTTACCCAATTTATCACAACCACTAACAACATCACTTTTGATATTTCTaacatcaataaatttactaccaccactagTAGCAGTAGAATTATCTTGCAGTTTATCATTGTTCATGTCTTCAGGTTCAGGGGTTGGTAATCTTGAagaattcatttttttatattctcTTTCCAATAAATTCATAACTAGTTGATAAAATTCTTGAGCATCTTCTTGATTATAACCactgaaaaaattttgtttagGACCATTTGgcattttatttaataatggtTTAGTACTAAATTCTTTACCTCTTGAACCATATTTCCCATTTATATTATctaacaattttttcaatgcaTTTGTGAAAACTAATTCTGATTTAggttgatttgatttcataattattgattcaCCATTAGGTTTTTTatctaattcaatttcagtatataaatacagatcaataaattttaataattctcTTGAAGAAGCTAATGATTGAATAACAGAATTCATAAAACATGTATTACCATCATTACTAATTCCTCCAATTTCACCACCATTTTTAATTGCaaaattttgttcttttgattttttggaattattattataactAAATCTTGAAAATGGTCTACTACTACCAAATCTTGCTGAATTCATAATATTACGGAGAAATTTGGGtatgatgatattgatattaaatgttgatgataattttgaacCTAATGTCGATGTTGTTGAGGTGgttaaataatataatgaaataaataaaagtaaAGATGTCGAAACAGTAGCAactaatttgtttttggtgAATAAAgtcaatttgaataattgtaataataaagtaaagttaataattaagaataaaataattcttcTAGAAAGAAACATGAAATGGGGTGAATCAGAAAATGACCTGAAGGATGCAAATTGAAGGTGGAGGGGTTggaagttaaaaaaaaaatggcaaAAGAGTGTATTAATTGGAATCAAGATTGGTTACGCCActtgataaaaaaacacctaaaagaagatttaattgaaatacTGTTTTTGCCTATCTATAATGTACACCCAGTTTTCCTTcaatattaatgaaatattaAGTGGAAGGGAGGGGAAGGAGGGACTTGTAGGTTAAAATGATTTTAGAAagggttttttttgtatac
The sequence above is a segment of the Candida albicans SC5314 chromosome 3, complete sequence genome. Coding sequences within it:
- the KRE6 gene encoding beta-glucan synthesis-associated protein (Essential beta-1,6-glucan synthase subunit; change in mRNA length, not abundance, at yeast-hypha transition; alkaline induced by Rim101, on cell wall regeneration; Spider biofilm induced; Bcr1-repressed in RPMI a/a biofilms), which gives rise to MASQRDLTSNNPHFHISSSRNNTNDDFNSDHNPRNPFGDEPEEEEELDSASFSSSSQNNQPHHPFATSNQTSSTNNLHSTNSIRNEAEYGKPFQAYSGYYSNGGSSSYLNQEGVISDESRLLSSGNNNNNNNNNRDVSSVGGGGGSGDNRLNPTSPAEFDRYPSMAGSRVVSSTSLVSFNNPSNMMRNHHQHQPHLGSSSSPTSSSMNNDSISDKSTSPFPNDFSPFGGYPASSFPLSIDEKEPDDYLHNPDPVQDAEYEKNRFMHDLKNMDKRSLGGLIGFIILFIAALAVFIILPALTYSGATNPYHPESYEVLTKYSYPMLSAIRMNLVDPDTPESAYKKKAKDGSEWVLVFSDEFDAEGRTFYEGDDQFFTAPDIHYDATKDLEWYDPDAVTTANGTLNLRMDAYKNHNLFYRSGMVQSWNQLCYTQGHLEISARLPNYGNVTGLWPGLWSMGNLGRPGYLGSTDGVWPYSYDSCDAGITPNQSSPDGISYLPGQRLNKCTCPGELHPNRGVGRGAPEIDVIEGEVMTDSSGKKENCGVASQSLQLAPMDIWYIPDYNWVEIYNFSVSTMNTYTGGPFQQALSATTMLNVTWYEFGDNAHNFQTYGYEYLNDPETGYLRWFVGDDPTLTVYSQALHPDGNIGWRPLSKEPMSLILNLGISNNWAYIDWPSISFPVTFRIDYVRVYQPPDQINVGCDPTDFPTYDYIQQHLNLYENANITSFEDGGYKFPKNSLIGC
- a CDS encoding uncharacterized protein (Has domain(s) with predicted N,N-dimethylaniline monooxygenase activity, NADP binding, flavin adenine dinucleotide binding activity and role in oxidation-reduction process), with amino-acid sequence MVSLNIDSIGIIGAGPGGLASLYEFLHTNKDGTSTVGTGKRAETPAFSKIVAFEQKDHAGGIWAPATPDADLPIPPQEILNTGKFNDPAIIRPRNEPPQEINGATKETPIVVAVPKSKSKTNDNLQNELEWKRSGVYPYLSTNIPSRFTRFSYLPDEEKYHDKSRPIYPFLYHQELSQRFTDFVNNENLHEFIRLNTTVEDVYKNEDTGKWIISVRHKNPITGANEWYQEEFDAIVVANGHYTIPSIPAFPGLAEFNANYPDVLIHAKSVRELDEFKDKDVLFVGGSISTANIIQYIIPVAKSVTISKRSKNLVFDYINRALVTPEIDQRGEIVKFDPKTGKVHFVANDYGNGGEPKKFDKIILTTGYHYHYPFLSKYFEVVNPSHLSRVKGLYYHTFNQQDPTIGATGILVSHLNFHTIEASAAALAGVWSGAKELPTLKEQQEWENQEVETKGDSLFFHFLDHHNAQEHFVDKLYQFAPKNRYNPLEKEGPLVGEVDEGVDKLEKLFYDIKDKKLGIDDVSLPSLEKLSIESKA
- a CDS encoding glucose-induced degradation complex subunit (Ortholog(s) have ubiquitin-protein transferase activity and role in negative regulation of apoptotic process, negative regulation of gluconeogenesis, proteasome-mediated ubiquitin-dependent protein catabolic process) yields the protein MTEPTLNFHIQTHQNQFKIPHELIKKNFKLIQKLIEKQRKQLIDDISKIKKCKTTSPSFKLELIQKLIKNFESFMKKLQNFINKDEEFRSRLIARLENLTELQQYVITNNDNQEGQNHEESTENNNNNRNNNNNSTTTDDDKLLDFHNPNLINWYRDQTNLLIVDYLIKSNTRTRFEDNGEDNPGNIGLLLLKNLTKTNPKLLKLIDYDLLENFNKVFVSIINNHDLSLIVGWFNENKNLLNKINSNLEFEINYCKFLTLIEKGDINEAINYSRENLSGYGNKENYQQTNNNNNNTFSNGDTTSTNHLTNLERLKGLGGLLVFRSMENNNKNNNDLNSNDTPLSSKLMLNSTPFKEYQKLLSNERWESLAQCFIENFTKLYGISKNFPIYIYLSAGLSSLKTKSCYHNVENTIFKHSTGNGIDYDNGNDDYDDDDDDDDEGGVIDSNLSFISAETTTNTNTTSNSGKSLLNDPKYRGPNHYYKLLNKINNCPICSPELFKLSQNLPYAQLITSIFNNPFKLPNGNIYPFDKLLAPTDKYLSEKNTLLRANKVKDPLTREIFTIDSCIRVFPA